The Blastopirellula marina genomic sequence CCGAGCAATGGTCGCCTGTCGAAAGAGATCATCCAAGTCCTCGGCAAGAGTCAGCTCAGCGGCAAACAGCAACTGGAACTCGTTCGTGTTGGGCAAAAGCTGCTTCTGCTGTGTGTCACGCCCAGCGGTGTCGAAACGCTGACCGAGATTACCGAGCCAACCGAAGTGGAACGTTTGCTGACGATCGTTCGTCAGGATTCGCCTGGCAGCATGACGGCGACATTTCATGATGTGCTGAGCCAAATGGGACACAAGCCGGCACGTGGATTCCTGGAGGCCTAGTTCATGCAAAGTATCCGAAACATTGCCTGGCTTTGGATTGCCCTGGCCGCGGTCGCTGTTCAGCCGCAACTGGCCATCGCACAGCAGGCGACTTCCATTCCGGAATCACTGATCGAGTCGTCGCTCGATCGTCCTATTCAGCAGGAAGTCGAAGATCTGAGTGACTTCGTCAAAGCAGGGCCCGAGCATTGGACCAGTCCTCAGGGGCTTTCTAGTACAATCCAGATCATGGTCCTGCTGACGGTCATCAGCCTGGCCCCGGCGCTGTTGATCATGACCACTAGTTTCATTCGCATCACCATCGTGCTGGGTCTACTGCGGCAAGCGATCGGCACGCAGCAGTTGCCACCCAGCCAGGTCATTACGGCCTTGGCGATGTTCATGACGTTCATGGTGATGCATCCATACTGGCAAGAGGTTTACCAGGAAAGCATCGGTCCCTACACACGTCAGGAAGTAAATCCCGAAACGGGACAACCGTTCAAGCTGTTTGCCGAAGAAGATCCCGTCACCGGTGTTGTCGGACCGGACGAAGCCTGGGAACGGGGTGTCAAACCAATCCGGCAGTTCATGGCCAAGCAGATCGACATCGCTGGCAATAGCGACGACGTGTGGATGTTCTACGAGTTCCTGCCGAAGAAAACCCGCGACGAAATCGGCGAGCCGCAGTCGTACGACGATGTGCCCCTACAGGCCTTGGTGCCGGCGTTCATGCTCAGCGAATTGAAGACCGCCTTTTTGATTGGTTTCCAGATCTACCTGCCGTTTTTGATTCTCGACATCGTAATTGCCAGTGTGACCATTTCGATGGGCATGATGATGTTACCACCGGTGATGATTTCGCTTCCGTTTAAGATTTTGCTCTTCGTGCTGGTCGATGGCTGGACGTTGATCATTGGCATGTTGATGCAAAGTTTCGCTCCCAGTCTTTAGCCGTAGGCACCGCGCATGAATGCTCAAACGACAATCGATCTCACCCGGCAAGCCATGATGATGTGCCTGGTGATTGGTGCCCCGGTGCTGGTGGTGGGCATGGTAGTGGGGCTGTTGATTGGTTTCCTGCAAGCGCTGACGCAGGTGCAGGATCAAACGGTTTCGTTCGTGCCCAAGATCTTGGCGATGGCCGTCGCCTTGGCCTTTACGCTGCCGTGGCTTTTACACAAGTTGGCCGGTTACACGGTCGAGCTGTTCAGCAATATTCCCGACCGAATCGCTGGTGGTTAATCACTAGCTAGAGGGACGCGTCATGGAACTGCTTCGGTACTTGGAACCGAACCTCGAGCAACTGCTGATCTTCGCGGCTATCGTGACGCGAATCGGCGGGCTCGTGGCCACTGCTCCGGTACTTGGTGCCAACTATGCCCCGGTACAGGTGAAATCGTTCCTGGCCGTTGCCATTTCGCTGATGTTGACCCCGGTGTTTTGGGATTACGACTTTCCCGAGCCTGGCAATGCGGCCAACCTGATCATCGTGCTGGGGGCCGAGTTGATTATCGGTCTGTCGCTTGGGCTTGGCATTAAAATCTTGTTTGCCGGGGTGCAGATGACCGGGCAACTGTTGGGGCAGATTGGTGGTCTCTCGATTGCCGACGTTTTCAATCCAGCCTTCGACGACAACGTTCCCATGCTGGCAATCATCTTCGACCTGGTGGTGCTGGCCGTGTTTCTGGTGATCGGTGGCCATCGCTTTCTGATGTCGGCTTTGCTGCATACCTTCGCCGAGATACCTCCTGGCGTGGCGGCCATCGACGTGCAGTTGGTGCATGTCATTCGAGAGACCTTGGCGAACTCACTAATCCTGGGTGTTCAGGCCGCTGCTCCTGGAACGGTGGCGTTGTTGGTGGGCGTGCTTGTGATGGGGGTGATCAGTCGCACGCTTCCTCAATTGAACTTGATGGCCATCGGTTTCAGCATGAACACGATGCTGTTGATGGCGTTCGTCATGCTGACCATCGGCAGCGTTGTATGGATCTTCCAAGGCTCGGTTGAACCGACCGTCGATAACATTCGATCCATGTTTCATCGGTCTATCGAAACGGCCCAGAATTAGACGATGTCCGATCAAGAGAAAACAGAAGAAGCAACCCAGCATCGCCGCGAACAAGCGCGCGAGAAAGGGCAGATTCCCAAGAGTCAGGACCTGGTATCGGCTGTAATGCTGGCCGTAGCGCTCGGTTCGCTCATGTTTCTGGGACGCGATCTGGTCGACTTTCTGGGGCAATTGACCCGCGACGAACTTGGCACCGTACCGCCGCTGAACCCAACCGACATGTGGGCCACCAATCACACGGCCACCGCGTTCTGGCGACTGGCGATGGTTATGCTGCCGATCCTGGCGATCCTGTTCTTCGCGGCGATTGCGGTCAACAT encodes the following:
- the fliQ gene encoding flagellar biosynthesis protein FliQ, producing the protein MNAQTTIDLTRQAMMMCLVIGAPVLVVGMVVGLLIGFLQALTQVQDQTVSFVPKILAMAVALAFTLPWLLHKLAGYTVELFSNIPDRIAGG
- a CDS encoding flagellar biosynthetic protein FliR; this encodes MELLRYLEPNLEQLLIFAAIVTRIGGLVATAPVLGANYAPVQVKSFLAVAISLMLTPVFWDYDFPEPGNAANLIIVLGAELIIGLSLGLGIKILFAGVQMTGQLLGQIGGLSIADVFNPAFDDNVPMLAIIFDLVVLAVFLVIGGHRFLMSALLHTFAEIPPGVAAIDVQLVHVIRETLANSLILGVQAAAPGTVALLVGVLVMGVISRTLPQLNLMAIGFSMNTMLLMAFVMLTIGSVVWIFQGSVEPTVDNIRSMFHRSIETAQN
- a CDS encoding flagellar type III secretion system pore protein FliP, whose protein sequence is MQSIRNIAWLWIALAAVAVQPQLAIAQQATSIPESLIESSLDRPIQQEVEDLSDFVKAGPEHWTSPQGLSSTIQIMVLLTVISLAPALLIMTTSFIRITIVLGLLRQAIGTQQLPPSQVITALAMFMTFMVMHPYWQEVYQESIGPYTRQEVNPETGQPFKLFAEEDPVTGVVGPDEAWERGVKPIRQFMAKQIDIAGNSDDVWMFYEFLPKKTRDEIGEPQSYDDVPLQALVPAFMLSELKTAFLIGFQIYLPFLILDIVIASVTISMGMMMLPPVMISLPFKILLFVLVDGWTLIIGMLMQSFAPSL